In a genomic window of Alphaproteobacteria bacterium:
- a CDS encoding phosphoglycerate dehydrogenase, with translation MIKVAVASRSFSKHPVLRAELLARYPSTTFNDEGKSLAGDELAAFLQGHEKIVTALERLDDALFDRLPGLKVVAKYGVGLDMIDLEAMQRRGLQLGWTGGVNRRSVSELVISYAVALLRHVPQGHAQVLGGGWKQLMGRQLSDRTVGIVGLGHIGKDLTQLLKPWGCRVIAHDIKPMPDFCAQWGVDMMELEALLRQADVITLHLPLDDSTRNILSAERMRLMRSDAILINAARGGLLDEAELKAMLMEGRLAGAALDVFAVEPPTDMELIKLPNFLVTPHIGGSAEEAVLAMGRAAIEGLDRFGDPLKVAQS, from the coding sequence ATGATTAAAGTCGCCGTCGCCTCGCGCTCATTTTCCAAACATCCTGTCTTGCGCGCCGAACTGCTGGCCCGCTACCCATCGACCACCTTCAACGACGAGGGTAAGTCGCTGGCTGGCGACGAACTGGCGGCCTTTCTGCAAGGCCATGAGAAGATCGTCACGGCGCTTGAAAGACTGGATGACGCTTTGTTCGACCGCCTGCCCGGTCTGAAGGTGGTGGCGAAATACGGCGTCGGCCTGGACATGATCGACCTTGAAGCGATGCAGCGGCGCGGGCTTCAACTTGGCTGGACGGGCGGCGTCAATCGCCGTTCGGTTTCGGAACTGGTCATCAGCTATGCGGTGGCCCTGCTGCGCCATGTTCCGCAGGGACATGCGCAGGTTCTGGGCGGCGGATGGAAACAGTTGATGGGCCGCCAGTTGTCTGACCGCACGGTTGGCATTGTCGGTCTTGGCCATATCGGCAAGGATTTGACGCAATTGCTAAAGCCCTGGGGCTGTCGCGTCATCGCCCACGACATCAAGCCGATGCCAGATTTCTGCGCCCAGTGGGGCGTCGATATGATGGAGCTTGAGGCGTTGCTGCGCCAAGCCGACGTCATCACATTGCATTTGCCGCTGGATGACAGTACCCGCAACATTCTAAGCGCCGAACGGATGCGCTTGATGCGCTCAGACGCCATCTTGATCAACGCCGCGCGCGGCGGCCTGCTAGACGAAGCCGAGCTGAAGGCGATGCTGATGGAAGGCAGACTGGCGGGAGCGGCGCTGGATGTTTTCGCGGTCGAGCCGCCCACGGACATGGAACTGATCAAACTGCCCAACTTTCTGGTAACCCCGCATATCGGCGGATCGGCCGAGGAAGCGGTTCTGGCCATGGGGCGCGCCGCCATCGAGGGCTTGGACAGGTTTGGCGATCCGCTCAAGGTGGCGCAGTCATGA
- a CDS encoding class I SAM-dependent methyltransferase — translation MSHAQSWSQPGVLDFFSKERGTTSDVYPSEWFFLKDRLKEGMRVLDIGCAQGGFASVLGEHLKSFSYTGVDISEDMIAKAKLRHPGQRFLCCPEGDLSALGDETFDLVLVLGILHLHESWRATLASAWKRTGGALLFDLRESEGASLEDKSVSWFGMDFSGDAERPELRLPYIVLNAGDALGEAVRLTEGAARLSRYGYRHPPSRAARTPLSMIMTSAYLAER, via the coding sequence ATGAGCCACGCCCAATCCTGGAGCCAGCCGGGCGTGCTTGATTTCTTTTCCAAGGAACGCGGCACGACAAGCGATGTTTATCCGTCGGAATGGTTCTTTCTGAAAGATCGCCTGAAGGAGGGCATGCGCGTCCTGGACATCGGCTGCGCACAGGGCGGCTTCGCTTCGGTCTTAGGCGAGCATCTGAAGTCCTTCAGCTATACGGGCGTCGACATCAGCGAGGACATGATCGCCAAAGCCAAGCTGCGCCATCCTGGACAACGGTTCCTTTGCTGCCCCGAGGGCGATCTGTCCGCGCTGGGCGACGAAACATTCGATTTGGTTCTAGTCCTGGGCATTCTGCACCTGCACGAAAGCTGGCGGGCGACGCTTGCAAGCGCTTGGAAGCGCACGGGCGGGGCCTTGCTGTTCGATCTGCGAGAATCGGAAGGAGCCTCGTTGGAAGACAAGTCCGTTTCCTGGTTCGGCATGGATTTTTCGGGCGATGCCGAGCGGCCTGAATTGCGTTTGCCCTATATCGTTCTCAATGCCGGCGACGCCTTGGGCGAAGCCGTGCGCCTGACCGAGGGTGCTGCCAGACTTTCGCGCTATGGCTACCGCCATCCGCCATCAAGGGCTGCGCGCACGCCCCTGTCCATGATCATGACCTCAGCCTATCTGGCGGAAAGATGA
- a CDS encoding glycosyltransferase family 2 protein: protein MIKISVLIPVYNEQATILACLERVRAQSVPGVEFEIVVVNDGSKDATVERLKSRPDLYDRLIDRPANGGKGAAVQDGLRQASGDYVLFQDADLEYDPGDYAALLAPIVDHQAEVVMGSRFVAPKQTRVFYFWHRLGNSMITLLFNLVNNTTFTDIYSCYLAFKRDLIDPSRLTTFGWEQQAEILTKAVKASRVWYEVPINYHGRSYAEGKKIRAHHAIPVFLTILSQGLLPKR from the coding sequence ATGATCAAAATCAGCGTGCTTATCCCGGTTTACAACGAGCAGGCCACCATCCTGGCTTGCCTTGAGCGCGTGCGCGCGCAAAGTGTGCCGGGCGTCGAGTTTGAAATCGTCGTCGTCAACGACGGATCGAAGGATGCGACGGTCGAACGCTTGAAATCGCGACCTGATCTTTACGACCGGCTGATCGATCGGCCGGCCAACGGCGGCAAGGGCGCTGCGGTGCAAGATGGACTGCGCCAGGCCAGCGGCGATTATGTCTTGTTTCAAGACGCCGATCTGGAATACGACCCCGGCGACTATGCCGCCCTTCTGGCCCCCATCGTCGATCATCAGGCGGAAGTGGTGATGGGCAGCCGCTTCGTAGCGCCCAAGCAAACGCGCGTTTTCTATTTCTGGCACCGTCTGGGAAACAGCATGATCACGCTGCTGTTCAATCTGGTCAACAACACTACCTTTACCGACATTTATTCATGCTATCTGGCCTTCAAGCGCGATCTGATTGATCCTTCGCGCTTGACCACATTCGGCTGGGAGCAGCAGGCAGAAATCCTGACCAAAGCAGTCAAGGCCAGTCGGGTCTGGTACGAAGTGCCGATCAATTATCATGGCCGCAGCTATGCCGAGGGCAAGAAGATTCGCGCCCATCACGCCATTCCGGTTTTTCTGACCATCCTAAGCCAAGGCTTGCTGCC